From the genome of Methanoregula boonei 6A8:
TTGCTGGAAGGAAGCGGCGCCTGCCATTGCTGTTCGAGCGTCTGTTTGATCTGTTCGCCCGACATGGTCATTGCCATGAGCGTCCCGGCATTCGGCTGGACATTGTACAGGTCCATCCAGGTAATTGGCCCCTCTGAGATATTTGCAAAAACATCACCGGAAGTATCAAATGCCACATCTGTTTTCATCGTTGCCCGCTCTTCGTCTGCCACCAGGTCTCCCATTGCCGATTCCCCGGCACTGTTCCGGGCAATCGTAATATTTCCCGCTGCCGTTCCAATTACCTGATTTTCAACCGGATTAACGGCATTTTGGGCCTCGTTAAGGAGTGCAGTGGCAGCAGGGTCCGGGCTGGTGCCGGGAGCCTGGTCTGCATAGGTCGTGACAATCTGTGCGGATTTCCCCACGACTTCTCCGGTGGACCGGTCTATGGTGAGATCGATATCGCCATACCCCCTGCCGTACATGTACGCCTGCGTGACAAGCACAGGTTTTCCGGCGGAGTCGTTCAGGTAGATATTGGTAAACTCATGGGTATGGGCGGAGAGTACTACGTCAACTGCCGGGTCAAGCCGGGAAACAATCCCGGCTACCCGCTCGTCGCCCTGTGTCTGCAGGGTTGCGTTTCCTTCCGTGGGCCCTTCGTAGGGAGTCTGGTTCCCGCCTTCGTGAAGGAGGACAACGATCGCGTGCACGCCCTGCGCCTGGATCTCCGGGATGTACTGGTTTATGGAATCGGCCTCATCCCGGAAAGTCAGGTTTGCAACATTGGCTGATGTCGTGAGATTGGGTGTAGAGATCGTATCTGCACCAATGAATGCAATGGTCACGCCATCGACCGTTCGCAGGGTATAGGGTGGCAGGACCGGGGTGTTGTTTGCGGTCCAGACCACATTTGAGGAGACATAATCGATTTTCGAACCCGGGTACGGATCCACGATGTGCGTGATATTTGTTGCCCCGTTCCCCCCGTTAATCATTCTCAGCACTTCCGGCACTCCGTTATTGAACTCCTGGTTTCCCAGTGTTGCCACCATATTACAGGAAACACTGGGAGAGTTCGATCCGATGGTACAGTACTGGTTTGCAAAACTGTTGAAAAACAGCATGCTAGGCTCGTCCAAGAGCAGCCCGGAGACCGGTGGCGCCGACCCGATCACATCCCCGGGCAGGGCAATGATGGTGCCGTCTGCTTTTTCGGATGCAATTGCTGCCTTAAGATAGGATGCAAGAACCGGCGCACTCCCGACCGGGCGGTTGTTCATGATCTGCCCCGCTGCCATGTGCCCGTGGAAATCGTTTACCTCAAGAATCTGTATATGGACCGTTGCGTTTGTATGAGGTGCCGGTGCAGTCCCGCCCGGAAACCCTGAAAACAAAGCCAGTGCCAGTATGAGAATACAGAGAACGCAAAGCCCCGCGAGGATTTGCACCTTTACCGGGATCCTCTCCCGCCATGAACCTGGTGTTGATGCCACAGGTAATTCTTGAGGGAAAAAGGGGATAAGTCTTCTGTTATGTGAAAAAAAGGTGCAGGTATTCTCCCTGTCCTCCCGGGAGATGGCATGCCGGATACGAACAACGCGTTTTTTAAGGACAAATGTGGCGGTATACCCCGGCCAAAAAGATCCGGCATGCGCTCATATCCGGCAGCCGGGCAGCACGTTATGCTGCATGGCGAATCCCGGGAACCGCTATGAGGGCAAAAATGCACAAAAAAGAGAGAGTCTTTCCTGTCATTTGCCCGGATGATCCGGAACAGATAGAAAGCCGGGTCTTTAGTCCCCGTCGCCAAGATCTGCAGAAAAACAAAAATGAGGTGTCCCGGAGTATTCTCCGGCGGCTCCTCCAGGAGAATCACCGGTCTTTACAGTGGTTTCCCGCTTGCGTACTTCAGTGCATGATGCTTCCCGTCGTAATACGCGATCCCCGGATTACCGGTGGAGTCAAACGCGAGGGAGGAATCAGAGCCAACCCCGCCTTTGTCAACCGTACTTGGCACCCATTTCTGTGTAGCCTGATCCCGGGTGGCAAAGCGCAGTTCCCCTCTTGAGATATCGTAGTAACTGATGGAGGGCTGGTCATGATACATGGCAAGCGACGGATGCCATCCGGTATCCCCATCCTGGTCTACGATCTCCGTGATCCATTCCTTCCCGTCCCAGAATGCATACATGAGTTCCTTACGGGTCTTATCAAAGTAGGCGATATGCGGGTTCTTTTCAGAGTCCAGTGCAAGTGACAGGATGCACCCGGCATTCTTTGCCATGTCTCCGCCTCTGCCCTCTGTGTTTGCCACCATTCTTGTGCTCCACTTCCCGGGAGTATCCTGGTACCCGTATGCAATGTAACCGGAATCCATGCCATTGAGGTATGCAATGTGCGGCAATCCGGATGAGTCCAGTACCATCGACGAATCGTACCCGAGAATTTTAGGATCCGGTGTTACACTTGTCCAGACGGTGCCGTTCCTTGTTGCATACTCAAGGAGGGTGTCATAATTTCCCTTTCCGTTGTTGTACGATATATGCGGCGTACCGGCGGAATCGATAGCGAGCGAGGAATAAGTACCAATGTCTGCATGACCGGAGTCGCTTGCAACCGTTTCGGTGGTCCAGCCCCCGTTCAGGTGCGCATACATCAGCTTCCCGTCATGGTCGCCGTCACCGTAACTTATCCCGGGGTTCCCTTCCGGGTCCAGGGCCAGTGACGTTGTGTGGGTTGAGCGGGAATCGGCTACGGCTCCATTAGTCCAGCTGCCATCAACTACGGCTGCATACCTGATTTGCTTGTTCTCATCATCGTAATAACTGATATGCGGGTTACCGGCCGGATCTATTGCCAGGGAATTGTGCTGGCCGACATCGCTTGAAGTCATATCCACGGTCCCTGTAGTCCACACCTCATGGGCCATCACCGGGCAGGCTGCCATAAGCAGCAGGAAAATGATCGCGGATATAAATCCGGTTCTTGAGAGAAAATACCTGTATTTCATTGTCGTTCACCTTGGATCGCACTCTTTTGCGCCAGTCACGGTTGCGCGTCATCGTTCATGCGATGGAGAATCGTATTTGCGAAAAAGGACATAAGTCCGTCGTTGAGCGAAAAAAATTTTCAGTTAACTGTATGCAATCCCCCACAATATCTTCCCATGATAACTCAGGTCCGATCCGGTTTCCGGATTCTTCTCCTCCCGATTTTTTCACTCTAAAATCTCCCTTTTTATTCCCCTCAGTTTTTTCCTCATTTTTCCTTTATTCAGGTAAACAGAAAATCATCTTTTGAATTTTCCCGG
Proteins encoded in this window:
- a CDS encoding bifunctional metallophosphatase/5'-nucleotidase; its protein translation is MASTPGSWRERIPVKVQILAGLCVLCILILALALFSGFPGGTAPAPHTNATVHIQILEVNDFHGHMAAGQIMNNRPVGSAPVLASYLKAAIASEKADGTIIALPGDVIGSAPPVSGLLLDEPSMLFFNSFANQYCTIGSNSPSVSCNMVATLGNQEFNNGVPEVLRMINGGNGATNITHIVDPYPGSKIDYVSSNVVWTANNTPVLPPYTLRTVDGVTIAFIGADTISTPNLTTSANVANLTFRDEADSINQYIPEIQAQGVHAIVVLLHEGGNQTPYEGPTEGNATLQTQGDERVAGIVSRLDPAVDVVLSAHTHEFTNIYLNDSAGKPVLVTQAYMYGRGYGDIDLTIDRSTGEVVGKSAQIVTTYADQAPGTSPDPAATALLNEAQNAVNPVENQVIGTAAGNITIARNSAGESAMGDLVADEERATMKTDVAFDTSGDVFANISEGPITWMDLYNVQPNAGTLMAMTMSGEQIKQTLEQQWQAPLPSSNLIVSGLSYTYDAAQPAGSKVISVSVNGVPLNPNATYTVATVDTVTLGDDGYTTFGQGSNMSYGTTDVDALVAYVKALPQPVNVTIDGRIQRIN